The Sphingobium sp. BYY-5 genome contains a region encoding:
- a CDS encoding efflux transporter outer membrane subunit produces MAMSRMAFSSRMMLATTTAMLLSACAAIPNLGPKPAIRAPESVAAQQSLAAPDAAWPDEGWWTAYGDPQLTALIEEGLRNAPDMAVAAARFRQAQAMAQQAGAAVLPSANLEASGAATKQSYNMGMPKEFVPQGWLGTGRVALDLGFDLDIWGKNKAALAAATSDARAAEIDARQARLALTTGIADAYADLARLYDEAEIQQRTLDIRMASQKLVADRRQNGMETRGNVRQADATVSSAKAQLAGARLAIQLRQHQIAALIGAGPDRGLSITRPQPGKLAPLGLPGDVTTNLVARRPDIAAALARTEAAAKRIKVARADFFPAVRLSALIGIQSLGYNTVFANGGAVGSAQPFANSLFKKDSIFGNAGPAISLPIFQGGSLQGQYRGARATYDEAVATYDKTVLGAYQEVADAVTSRRTLDQRLTDARAALTASGEAYDVARKRYAGGLSTYLDVLTVEDQLLSARRSVSDLEASAFSLDIALIRALGGGFTAGEPLSKDQPHG; encoded by the coding sequence ATGGCGATGAGTCGTATGGCTTTTTCCTCCCGCATGATGCTGGCGACGACGACGGCGATGTTGTTGTCGGCCTGTGCCGCAATCCCCAATCTTGGCCCCAAGCCTGCGATTCGCGCGCCTGAAAGCGTGGCCGCGCAGCAGAGTCTGGCCGCGCCCGATGCCGCCTGGCCGGACGAAGGCTGGTGGACCGCTTATGGTGATCCGCAACTGACCGCGCTGATCGAGGAAGGGTTGCGCAACGCACCCGACATGGCGGTTGCGGCGGCGCGCTTCCGTCAGGCGCAAGCCATGGCGCAGCAGGCGGGGGCAGCGGTCCTGCCATCGGCCAATCTGGAGGCCAGCGGCGCGGCGACCAAGCAGAGCTACAATATGGGCATGCCCAAGGAGTTCGTGCCGCAGGGTTGGCTCGGCACCGGCCGGGTGGCTCTGGACCTGGGCTTCGACCTTGATATCTGGGGCAAGAACAAGGCAGCGCTGGCGGCCGCGACGTCCGACGCGCGCGCGGCGGAGATCGACGCACGGCAGGCGCGGCTGGCGCTGACCACCGGCATTGCCGACGCCTATGCCGATCTGGCCCGCCTCTATGACGAGGCGGAAATTCAGCAGCGTACGCTCGACATCCGCATGGCGAGCCAGAAGCTGGTCGCCGACCGGCGGCAAAATGGCATGGAAACACGCGGCAATGTCCGCCAGGCCGACGCCACCGTTTCCTCGGCCAAGGCGCAACTGGCCGGTGCGCGTCTGGCGATCCAGTTGCGACAGCATCAGATTGCCGCGCTGATCGGGGCGGGGCCGGATCGTGGCCTGTCGATCACCCGGCCGCAACCGGGCAAGCTCGCGCCGCTGGGATTGCCCGGCGACGTCACCACCAATCTCGTGGCGCGGCGTCCCGACATTGCCGCCGCGCTGGCCCGCACGGAAGCGGCGGCCAAGCGGATCAAGGTGGCGCGGGCCGATTTCTTCCCGGCAGTGCGGCTGAGCGCGCTGATCGGCATTCAGTCGCTCGGCTACAACACGGTTTTCGCCAATGGCGGTGCGGTCGGTTCGGCCCAGCCCTTCGCCAATAGCCTGTTCAAGAAAGACTCGATCTTCGGCAATGCCGGTCCTGCGATCAGCCTGCCCATTTTCCAGGGTGGCTCGTTGCAGGGCCAGTATCGCGGCGCCCGCGCCACCTATGACGAGGCGGTCGCCACTTATGACAAGACCGTGCTGGGCGCTTATCAGGAGGTGGCCGACGCGGTGACGAGCCGTCGCACGCTGGACCAGCGGCTGACGGACGCGCGCGCTGCGCTGACCGCTTCGGGCGAAGCCTATGACGTGGCGCGCAAGCGTTATGCAGGCGGGCTTTCCACCTATCTCGACGTGCTGACTGTCGAGGATCAACTGCTTTCCGCGCGGCGATCGGTTTCGGATCTGGAAGCCAGCGCCTTCTCGCTCGATATTGCTCTCATCCGGGCGCTGGGCGGTGGCTTCACCGCCGGCGAACCTCTCTCCAAGGACCAACCGCATGGCTGA
- a CDS encoding EmrA/EmrK family multidrug efflux transporter periplasmic adaptor subunit, whose protein sequence is MADAALETNDAPDATQEERQSARKTWLIRLALAVIVIGVIWAAWYLLVGRTHVSTDNAYVNAEMAQVTPLVSAQAIEVLVSDTQAVKKGDILVKLDPTNAQIAVAQAEADLAEARRRFRQTVATSGSLTAQVDARGADIVQSRAQLATAQANFDKARIDLQRREALVGDGAVSGDEVTIARNGYAAAKAALDLARAGVKTAEATRGAATGQLEANDALVRGSTIDTDPAVMAAQAKLDSAKLDLDRSIIRAPVDGVITKRQVQVGQRVAQGSPIMTIVPLAQLYVDANFKERQLRDVKVGMPAKVTSDLYGGGVVYHGKVVGFSGGTGSSLSLIPAQNATGNWIKVVQRLPLRIALDPKELAEHPLRVGLSMEVEIDLSGK, encoded by the coding sequence ATGGCTGACGCCGCTCTCGAAACCAACGACGCTCCCGATGCGACGCAGGAGGAGCGCCAGTCCGCGCGCAAGACATGGCTGATCCGCCTGGCGCTGGCGGTCATCGTCATCGGCGTCATCTGGGCGGCCTGGTATCTGCTGGTGGGGCGCACCCATGTCAGCACCGACAATGCCTATGTGAATGCGGAAATGGCACAGGTGACGCCGCTCGTTTCGGCGCAGGCGATCGAAGTGCTCGTCAGCGACACCCAGGCGGTGAAGAAGGGCGACATCCTGGTCAAGCTGGACCCGACCAATGCGCAGATCGCCGTGGCGCAGGCGGAGGCCGACCTGGCCGAAGCGCGCCGCCGTTTCCGCCAGACCGTCGCCACCAGCGGATCGCTGACCGCGCAGGTCGACGCACGCGGGGCGGACATCGTCCAGTCGCGCGCGCAGCTCGCCACGGCGCAGGCGAATTTCGACAAGGCGCGGATCGACCTGCAGCGGCGCGAGGCGCTGGTCGGCGATGGCGCGGTGTCGGGCGATGAAGTGACGATAGCGCGCAACGGCTATGCCGCCGCCAAGGCCGCGCTCGACCTGGCCCGCGCAGGCGTGAAGACGGCCGAAGCGACGCGCGGCGCGGCGACTGGCCAGTTGGAAGCCAATGACGCGCTCGTCCGCGGATCGACCATCGACACCGACCCGGCCGTGATGGCCGCGCAGGCGAAACTGGATTCGGCCAAGCTGGACCTGGACCGCAGCATTATCCGCGCGCCGGTTGATGGCGTTATCACCAAGCGGCAGGTGCAGGTGGGGCAGCGCGTGGCGCAGGGCAGTCCGATCATGACCATCGTCCCGCTGGCGCAACTCTATGTCGACGCCAATTTCAAGGAGCGCCAGTTGCGCGACGTGAAGGTGGGGATGCCCGCGAAAGTCACGTCCGACCTTTATGGCGGCGGTGTGGTCTATCATGGCAAGGTCGTCGGTTTTTCGGGCGGCACCGGATCGTCGCTGTCGCTGATCCCGGCGCAGAACGCGACCGGCAACTGGATCAAGGTGGTGCAGCGCCTGCCGCTGCGGATCGCACTCGACCCCAAGGAACTGGCCGAACACCCGTTGCGTGTGGGCCTGTCGATGGAAGTCGAGATCGACCTTTCCGGGAAGTGA
- a CDS encoding DHA2 family efflux MFS transporter permease subunit — protein MSGDDDIFSRLSPRTRTLAGLVLALSNFMVVLDLTIANVSVPHIAGNLGISPDQGTWIITSYAVAEAICVPLTGWLAQRFGVVRMFTWSMVGFGIFSLLCGMSMTLGMIVACRIGQGICGGPIMPMSQTLLMRVFPPEARPRAMGLWAMTTLLGPAMGPIIGGYISDNWSWHWIFFINLPIAVLCVFAAQALLRPVETDTAKIPIDRVGLVLLVFWIGCLQVMLDIGRDHDWFSDPMIVALAILAAIGFVVFIIWELTEEHPVVDLRVFRHIGFSSGVFSLALCFGAYFSGIVVIPQWLQMTQGYTATWAGIVTAFTAMAALMSAPFAARFMGKVDPRIMISGAVFWLGLMTLWRAHWTSGIDFWTMAAPQFIQGFAMPFFMIPLTTLTLGSVLPSETASAAGLQNFLRTMAIAISTSLVLTGWGDAQRVSRNELAGVLQPADAQAQLSSLGFSTEQIRQTISNIVEQEAIVIAVDHVFFISALVLFAAAVIVWLAPRPSGAVDTSAAH, from the coding sequence ATGAGCGGCGACGACGATATCTTCTCGCGGCTTTCGCCGCGCACCCGGACTCTGGCGGGGCTGGTGCTGGCGCTCAGCAACTTCATGGTGGTGCTCGACCTTACCATCGCGAACGTCTCGGTCCCGCACATCGCCGGCAACCTGGGCATCTCGCCCGATCAGGGAACGTGGATCATCACATCCTACGCCGTGGCGGAGGCGATCTGCGTGCCGCTGACCGGCTGGCTGGCCCAGCGGTTCGGCGTGGTGCGCATGTTCACATGGTCGATGGTCGGTTTCGGCATCTTTTCGCTGCTGTGCGGCATGTCGATGACCCTGGGGATGATCGTCGCTTGCCGCATCGGCCAGGGCATTTGCGGCGGGCCAATCATGCCCATGTCGCAGACGCTGTTGATGCGCGTCTTTCCGCCGGAGGCACGCCCCAGGGCGATGGGCCTGTGGGCGATGACGACCCTGCTGGGGCCGGCCATGGGGCCGATCATCGGCGGCTATATCAGCGACAATTGGAGCTGGCACTGGATCTTCTTCATCAACCTGCCGATCGCGGTGCTGTGCGTGTTCGCGGCGCAGGCGCTGCTGCGGCCGGTGGAGACGGACACCGCCAAGATACCGATCGACAGGGTCGGCCTGGTGCTGCTGGTCTTCTGGATCGGCTGTCTGCAGGTCATGCTGGACATTGGCCGCGACCATGACTGGTTCAGCGATCCGATGATCGTCGCGCTGGCCATTCTGGCGGCGATCGGTTTCGTGGTGTTCATCATCTGGGAACTCACCGAAGAACATCCGGTCGTCGATTTGCGGGTGTTCCGGCATATCGGCTTTTCGTCCGGCGTCTTTTCGCTGGCGCTATGTTTCGGCGCCTATTTCTCCGGCATCGTCGTCATTCCCCAATGGTTGCAGATGACCCAGGGCTATACCGCCACCTGGGCGGGTATCGTGACGGCCTTCACCGCCATGGCGGCACTGATGTCGGCGCCCTTCGCCGCGCGCTTCATGGGCAAGGTCGATCCGCGGATCATGATTTCCGGCGCGGTCTTCTGGCTGGGCCTGATGACCCTGTGGCGGGCGCACTGGACCAGCGGCATCGATTTCTGGACCATGGCCGCGCCGCAATTCATCCAGGGCTTCGCCATGCCCTTCTTCATGATTCCGCTCACGACGCTGACCCTGGGGTCGGTGCTGCCGAGCGAGACCGCTTCCGCCGCGGGGCTGCAGAATTTCCTGCGCACCATGGCGATCGCCATCTCGACATCGCTGGTGCTGACCGGATGGGGGGATGCGCAGCGTGTGTCGCGTAACGAGCTGGCGGGCGTGTTGCAGCCGGCCGACGCGCAGGCGCAGCTGAGCAGCCTGGGCTTTTCGACCGAGCAGATTCGGCAGACCATCTCCAACATCGTCGAGCAGGAGGCGATCGTCATCGCGGTCGATCATGTCTTCTTCATATCGGCCCTGGTGCTGTTCGCCGCCGCCGTGATCGTCTGGCTGGCGCCGCGCCCGAGCGGGGCGGTCGATACGTCGGCAGCGCACTGA
- a CDS encoding ABC-F family ATP-binding cassette domain-containing protein, whose protein sequence is MPAITLSNLGWSAPDGTPVLSGLDFRFLPEHIGLIGRNGVGKSTLLALIAGERQPATGEVRVDGNIATLRQTLEPDPGQSIADLFDARAALALLDKAEAGVATMEELEDCDWTLPARLTDALAEVGLCVDPATSLAYLSGGQRTRAALAAAIFVRPDWLLLDEPTNHLDAGGREALIALLQRWRGGAIVVSHDRMLLETMDAIAELTSLGIARYGGNWSAYRTRKNVELAAARHALDNAERQASDLVRKTQLTTERKQRRDGAGARQAAKGDMPRILIGKRKDLAERSGGDAARRADRQRAEAQAAIANARGQIEILAPLTVTLPSAQVPPGRILLALEDVTAGHDPADPPLRNLNLRIAGPERIAITGPNGAGKSTLLHLIAGYITPLSGHIHRPAALALLDQNAGLLDPHATIADNFARLHPGATRNAVHAALARFRFRADLALQRVETLSGGQKLRAALACVLGGTTLPPLLLLDEPTNHLDLDSIAAIEQGLAAYDGALLVVSHDPAFLDAIGITRRIALPAS, encoded by the coding sequence ATGCCTGCCATCACCCTTTCGAACCTCGGCTGGTCCGCGCCTGACGGGACGCCCGTTCTTTCCGGCCTCGATTTCCGCTTCCTTCCCGAACACATCGGCCTGATCGGCCGCAATGGTGTCGGCAAATCGACCCTGCTCGCGCTGATCGCGGGCGAGCGCCAGCCAGCGACCGGCGAAGTCCGCGTCGACGGCAACATCGCCACCCTGCGCCAGACGCTGGAGCCTGATCCCGGCCAGAGCATCGCCGACCTGTTCGATGCCCGCGCCGCCCTCGCCCTGCTCGACAAGGCGGAGGCGGGCGTCGCCACGATGGAGGAGTTGGAGGATTGCGACTGGACCCTGCCCGCCCGCCTTACCGATGCGCTGGCAGAGGTGGGCCTGTGCGTCGATCCCGCCACGTCGCTGGCCTATCTCTCCGGCGGCCAGCGCACCCGCGCCGCACTGGCGGCGGCGATTTTCGTCCGGCCTGACTGGCTGCTGCTGGACGAGCCGACCAATCATCTCGACGCCGGGGGACGCGAGGCTCTGATCGCCCTGCTGCAACGCTGGCGGGGCGGCGCGATCGTCGTCAGCCATGATCGCATGCTGCTGGAGACCATGGACGCCATCGCCGAACTGACCAGCCTTGGCATCGCCCGCTATGGCGGCAACTGGTCGGCCTACCGAACGCGCAAGAATGTGGAACTGGCCGCCGCCCGACACGCGCTCGACAATGCCGAACGTCAGGCGTCGGATCTCGTCCGCAAAACTCAGCTCACCACCGAGCGCAAGCAGCGCCGCGACGGCGCGGGCGCACGTCAGGCGGCCAAGGGCGACATGCCCCGCATCCTGATCGGCAAGCGAAAGGACCTGGCCGAACGCTCCGGCGGTGACGCCGCTCGTCGCGCCGATCGCCAGCGTGCGGAAGCGCAGGCAGCCATCGCCAACGCGCGCGGGCAGATCGAAATCCTCGCTCCGCTCACCGTCACCCTCCCCTCCGCGCAGGTGCCGCCGGGCCGCATCCTGCTGGCGCTGGAAGATGTGACCGCAGGGCATGACCCCGCCGACCCGCCGCTGCGTAACCTCAACCTCCGTATCGCCGGGCCGGAGCGGATCGCCATCACTGGTCCCAATGGCGCGGGCAAATCGACCCTGCTCCATCTAATCGCGGGGTACATCACACCGCTATCCGGTCACATCCATCGCCCGGCCGCACTGGCGCTGCTCGATCAAAATGCCGGCCTGCTCGATCCCCACGCCACCATCGCCGACAATTTCGCCCGGCTGCATCCCGGCGCGACCCGCAACGCCGTTCATGCCGCGCTCGCGCGCTTCCGATTCCGCGCCGATCTGGCGCTACAACGGGTGGAGACGCTGAGCGGTGGACAGAAGCTGCGCGCAGCCCTGGCCTGCGTGCTGGGCGGAACGACGCTGCCGCCGCTTCTGCTGCTGGACGAGCCGACCAACCATCTCGACCTCGATTCGATCGCCGCGATCGAACAGGGACTTGCCGCCTATGACGGCGCGCTACTGGTGGTCAGCCATGACCCGGCCTTCCTCGATGCGATCGGCATCACCCGCCGGATCGCACTCCCCGCATCCTGA
- a CDS encoding tetratricopeptide repeat protein encodes MLGNLYLTGFRDIPRDEAAARRWFERARDVGHIPAAKRLGDLYRDGIGGARDVKKAMACYKQAATLDLASAQFALGQLLFDGAAGVRADKKRALAWFQAAARHEHPGALYALGRAYDLGDGVTADQQLAIGFYKSAALLDDPAAMVAMGTYFYEGAILPKDPTMARRWFQEGANRSDPDGMFNLAAMMIRGEGGAADRRQALALMQQAAALGHGKSAQALTALETSRLD; translated from the coding sequence ATCCTGGGCAATCTCTATCTGACGGGTTTCCGCGATATCCCCAGGGATGAGGCGGCGGCCCGCCGATGGTTCGAACGTGCGCGCGATGTCGGCCATATCCCCGCTGCCAAGCGGCTGGGCGATCTCTATCGCGACGGCATTGGTGGTGCGCGCGACGTGAAGAAAGCCATGGCGTGCTACAAGCAAGCCGCAACGCTCGACCTGGCATCTGCGCAATTCGCGCTCGGCCAGCTCCTGTTCGACGGCGCCGCAGGCGTTCGCGCCGACAAGAAACGCGCACTGGCCTGGTTCCAGGCGGCGGCCAGGCACGAACATCCCGGCGCCCTGTATGCGCTGGGCCGTGCCTATGACCTGGGCGACGGCGTGACGGCCGATCAACAGCTTGCGATCGGCTTCTACAAGTCCGCCGCGCTGCTCGACGATCCGGCCGCCATGGTGGCGATGGGCACCTATTTCTACGAAGGCGCGATCCTGCCCAAAGACCCGACCATGGCCCGGCGCTGGTTTCAGGAAGGGGCAAACCGATCCGACCCGGACGGCATGTTCAATCTCGCCGCCATGATGATCCGCGGCGAAGGCGGCGCGGCCGACCGGCGGCAAGCCCTTGCCTTGATGCAGCAGGCCGCCGCCCTCGGCCATGGCAAGTCCGCGCAGGCGCTGACCGCGCTTGAAACGAGCAGGCTCGACTAG